A genomic segment from Dethiobacter alkaliphilus AHT 1 encodes:
- a CDS encoding SDR family NAD(P)-dependent oxidoreductase, protein MPPKIAVVTGANSGIGFETAKELAAQDYYVVMVCRNLNKAARSAQIITQQTGAAVDIMQADLASFASIHNFAQNYLNRYDRLDILINNAGLYSDSPQQTEDGYELTMGVNFLGTYLLTRLLLPALLKTEKSRIVNIASRAGFYGKINLAKPFHGPHGFRGYSASKLAQIWFTISLAEELKDKGILVNAVSPGRGATNIWRGESLMMKIVRPFMLRSAQSAAECAKTGLYVALAPEDEITTGLTFEKSKPLPYNQRCLDYQPRQQLMQLAQDIIQG, encoded by the coding sequence ATGCCCCCAAAAATCGCAGTGGTTACCGGAGCCAATTCCGGTATCGGTTTTGAAACGGCAAAAGAGTTAGCCGCCCAGGACTATTATGTGGTAATGGTGTGCAGAAACCTGAACAAAGCTGCCCGTAGTGCCCAAATCATTACACAACAAACCGGTGCTGCCGTAGATATCATGCAGGCCGATTTGGCTTCCTTTGCTTCCATACATAATTTCGCCCAAAACTATCTAAACCGCTATGACCGGTTGGATATCCTCATAAACAATGCCGGCCTGTACTCCGACAGTCCACAGCAAACAGAAGACGGGTATGAGCTGACAATGGGTGTTAATTTTCTGGGGACGTATCTGCTCACCCGCTTGCTGCTTCCCGCCTTATTAAAGACAGAGAAATCTCGCATTGTGAATATCGCGTCACGAGCCGGTTTTTATGGCAAAATCAATCTTGCCAAACCCTTCCATGGGCCTCATGGGTTCAGAGGCTATTCAGCCTCTAAGCTGGCCCAAATCTGGTTCACCATTAGCCTGGCAGAGGAACTAAAAGATAAAGGTATCCTGGTAAACGCCGTAAGTCCCGGACGCGGGGCCACAAACATCTGGAGGGGCGAAAGCCTGATGATGAAAATTGTCCGCCCCTTTATGCTGCGCTCGGCGCAATCTGCTGCAGAATGTGCTAAAACCGGCCTGTATGTAGCCTTGGCGCCGGAGGATGAAATCACAACCGGACTGACGTTTGAAAAAAGCAAACCACTGCCCTATAACCAACGCTGCCTGGATTATCAGCCCAGGCAGCAACTCATGCAGCTAGCACAGGACATAATCCAAGGATAA